From Thermoanaerobaculia bacterium:
GTGGTCGCCATCTTCCCTCCGGTTGCGGCCTCGAGCGTGTTCTGGACCTGCATCACCGAGAGGCCGTACCGCGCGGCCGCGTCGCGGTCGACGACGAAGTCGAGATACGAGCCGCCGCTCGTCCGCTCGGCATAGACGCTTCGCGCTCCGGGAAGATCTTTCAGTGCGTTTTCGATCTCGATGCCGGCCTTCTCGATTGCGGAGTAGTCGGAACCGTAAACCTTTACGCCGACTTTCGTCCGCACGCCCGTTGCGAGCATGTCCAGCCGGTTTCGGATCGGCTGAGTCCAGGCGACCGACATGCCCGGAATCTGGAGCCTCTCGTTCATTTCCGCGATCAGCTCGTCTTGTGTTCGGATCCGCATCTCGGGCCAGACCGGCCGAAAAACCGGCCGGATCCATCGCGGCCATCCCGAGTACCAGCGCCGATGAAACGTCTTTGGCCACATCGGGCGCGGCTTCAGCACGATCGTCGTCTCGAACATCTCGACCGGTGCGGGATCGGTCGAGCTCTCGAACTTGCCGGACTTGCCCAACACGGATTTCACCTCCGGGAACGTCATGATGATCCCGTCGGTCTTGACCAGGATGTCGCGCGCCTGTTCCATCGACATCATGGGCAGCCCCGTCGGCATGTACATGAGCGAGCCCTCGCGCAGCGGCGGCATGAACTCGGAGCCGAGCGACAGGGCCAGCGGAATGACGGCGGGGACCAGAAGGAAGTTGAGGAGAAGCGTCGTCTTCGGCCGGCGAAGCGCCCAATTCAGGACGGGCGAGTACAGGCGGCGGGTGAGGAGGGCGGCCGGGTTTTCGTCTTCCGGACGGATCTTTCCCCGCATCCAGCCGATCATGAGAATCGGAACGAGCGTCACGGAGAGAATCGAGGCCGCCGTGATCGCGAACGTCTTCGTGAACGCGAGCGGATGGAAGAGCCTGCCCTCTTCCCCGGTCAGGAGAAAGACCGGCAGGAAGGAGACGACGATGATCACGAGCGAGAAGAAGATCGCGCGGCCGACCTGCTGGGAGGCCGCGACGATCGCGGACTCGCGTCCGGCGCTTCCTGCGCCCGGATCCATGGCGGCCAGATGCCGGTGCGTGTTCTCGACCATCACGATCGAGGCGTCGACGAGGACACCGATCGCGAGCGCCAGCCCTCCGAGCGACATGATGTTGGACGACACGCGCAGCAGGTACATCGGCAGGAACGAGACGACGATCGCGACCGGAAGGACGGTGATCGGCACGAGCGCCGAACGGAAATGGAACAGAAAGATCAGGACGACGAAGGCGACGACGATCATTTCCTCGATCAGCGTGTGCTCGAGGGTGTTGATCGCCCGGCGGATCAGCTCCGTGCGGTCGTACGCGACCTTCAGCTCGACGCCGGGCGGAAAGGAAGGCGCCAGCGCCGCGATCTTCTTCTTGACGGCCTCGACGACCGCCATCACGTTCTCCCCGGACCGCACGACGACCACACCGGCGACCGCTTCCCCTTCGCCGTTCCAGTCCGTAATACCGCGGCGCATCTCCGGGCCGAAATGGACGTTCGCGACGTCGGAGAGATAGACGGGCGTCCCCGTCGCCGCGCGCGCCTTCAAGGGCACTTTCTTCAGGTCCTCCAGGCTCGTGATGTAGCCGCGACCGCGCACCATGTACTCGCGCCCGGTCCATTCGACGACCCTCCCACCGACGTCGCCGTTGCTCTCCTGAACCCCGGTCAGCACGTCGGGAAGCCCGATTCCGTAAGAAGCGAGCTTCACGGGATCGACGTCGATCTGGTACTGCTTCTGGAAGCCGCCCGCGGAGGAAACTTCCGCCACACCCGGCACCGCCCGCAGCCAGTACGAGAGGTCCCAATCCTGGAACGACCGGAGATCGGCCAGCGAGTGTTTCCCGCTTCGGTCGACGAGGACGTATTCGAAGCCCCATCCGACGCCCGTTGCGTCGGGACCGAGATTCGGGTTGACCCCCTCCGGAAGGTTCCCCCTCAGGCCGTTCAGGTACTCGAGGACGCGGCTCCGCGCCCAGTAGAGATCGGTGCCGTCCTGAAAGATGACGTACACGTAGGAATACCCGAAAAACGAAAACCCGCGAACCGTCTTGACTCTCGGAGCGGAGATCAGCGCCGAGACGATCGGGTAGGTCACCTGGTCTTCGATCAGATTCGGGTTCTGCCCTTCCCAGTTCGTGTAGACGATCACCTGGACATCCGAGAGATCGGGAAGAGCGTCGAGCGGAATGTTTTTCAGTGCCCAGAGACCGGCGCCGAAGAATCCGGCCACGAAGATCAATGTCAGAAATTTGTTCCGCACGCAGGAGGCGATCAGCTTTTCAATCATGGCTTCTTCCCGAGCGACTGCACGGGCTGGCCCGCGGAACCCTCCGGAACGCTTCCCAGGGAGCCGATGCGCGATTCGGAATCGATCAGGAAGTTGGCCGAGGTGACGACCATCTCTCCTTCCGAGAGTCCGGAGAGGACCTCGATGGAGTCTTTTCCCGACAGGCCGGTCTCGATCTCCCGCGGCACATAGACGCCGGGAGACTCTTCGACGAAGGCGATCTGCCGTTCTCCGGTCTGGATGAGAGCGGAGCGCGGGATCGCGAGGGCGTTTTTTCCGCTTCCGGAGAGCGAGACTCGGACGAACATGCCGGGCTTCAACACCCCTTTCGGATTCGGGAGAACGATCCGAATCTTGATCGTCCGGCTTTCTTCGGTCAGCGTGGGATACACGAAGTCGATTCGTCCCGGGAATGTCTCGCCGGGCGGGAAGGACGCGGAAACGGTCGCCGTGTTCCCCGGCACGGCCATCGCCATCTCCGACTGATACACGTCGGCCAGGACCCAGACCGTCGAGAGGTCGGCGATCGTGTAGAGCGGCATGCCGGGCGTGATCGACAGACCCGGCACGGCGTCTTTCTGGAGCACGACGCCGGAGACCGGGGAGTCGAGCGTCAACGTTTTCGAAACTTCGCCGCTCTTCTCGATCCGGTCGATCTCGGAGTCCGGGATATCCCAGAGCCGCAGCCGTTGCCGCGTCGCGGCGAGCAGCGACTGCGCGTCGGCGGCCGCCTGCAGGCTCGAGGAAGCCCTCAATCGCCGCCCGTTCTCCACCGCGAGCAAAAGCTCGCGCTCGGTCGCGACGAGATCCGGGCTGTAGATCGTCAGGAGCGGCTGACCGCGCTTGACCGGTTGCCCCGTGCGATCCACGAGGAGCCTCTCGATGTAGCCGGCGAATTTCGCATTGACCGAGTGAACGCGCCCTTCGTCTTCCGCGACCGACCCGTTCGTCTCGATCGATCCTCCGATCACGCGCTTCTCCACTTTCGCGGTCGTCACGCCGATCTCCTGGCGGCGTTCGAGCGGAATTCTCACGACCGAGTAGCCGGGCGGAGGTGCCGCGCTCGCCGTGGGCGCTTCATCGGCGTATTTCGGCTGGAGCGGCATGTCCATGAAGGGGGATTTGCCGGGATGATCGAAATGCACCTCCGGCTTCATCGGGTCGTACCAGTAGAGGACTGGTCGCTCGAGCGGCCTGAGTCGTGAGGCCTGAAGAGAAGGGGTGGTGGCCGACGATGGACGCCGCGCGCGGCCGGCCAGATATCCGACGAGGAGGAGCGCCGCGCCGCCGACGAGAACCGACAGGATCCGGCTATTTCGCTTCATGGTCGTGCTCCATCCCGGGCGTTCCGGGGAGAAGAGGGAGGCCGGAGGCCGTCTGGAGATCGGCGCGGTCGCGCCCGATCGCCGAAAGCCGATCGGCATATTCGGACCGGAAGGTCTGGAGATCGATCGAGGCGGCCACCAGGGTCGCGAAGTCGATCGAGCCCACGGCATACGATTCCCGGGCGGCGCGGTCGTTGATCTCCGCCTGCGGAAGGATCGTCTCGCGATAGAGAACCGCCTGCTTCCGGTCGCTCTCGAGCCGGGCGAGCGCGCTTTCGACGTCGCCGCGAAGCCGGTATTCGACCTCGGACCTCTCCGCGCGCGCGGCTTCGAGCATCGCACCCGCCTCCGTCGCTCGCGCCGACAGCCGAACGGGATGCAGGAACGGAAGGGAGATCCCGACCGTCGCGGAAACCATGTCGTCGCGCCGCTCGCGCTCCCCGTACGTCGCGGAGAGAGACCACATCGGGCGGCGTTCGAGCCGGGCCCGGCGCGCCTCCTGCTCCGCCCGCTCGACCTCCTGGTCGTAGTGCGCCAGGATCGGGCTCTCCGAAAGGGCCCGCGCGAGCAACGCCCGGCGTTCCGGAAGCGCGATGTCCGGGTCGATCGCCTCGATCGGCGGTACCGCGGTGTCGGCGGGCCGCGCGAGAAGCACGTTGAACGCCGCGGCCGCCGCTCGCCGGGCGCCCTCCATCTCGGCGATCTCGCGGGCGAGCCGCGTCTTTTCGAGGCTCGCCCGGAGGACGTCCGCCTGGACGCCGCGCCCCACCCGGTACCGCTCTTCGGCGACTCGCGTGTCGTCGGCGAGAAGGCCCTCCGTCTCCCGTGCGATCACGAGCTTCCGGTCGAGCGCGGCCAGCTCGAAGAACGCCCGCCCGGTCCGCGCCGCGACCTCGTACACGTGATGCATGTGCTCCTTCTCGATCGCCCGGGCTCCGGCCTCCGCGGCGAGCCTCGCGCTCTTTCGCATGCCGACGGGCGGAAGCGTCTGCGTGAGGCCGACGGTCTTCATCGTCATCGGATCCTCGTCGAACGAGAGATTCACGGGCACGTTCATCGCGCCCACGGAGAGCTCCGGGTCGGGGAGAGCGTCGGCTTGCCGGGCGCGTTCAGCGGCGGCGCGGATCTCCGCGTCCATCCGCGTCAATTCCGGATTCTTCGACGTCGCGGTCCGGATGGCGTCGGAAAGCCTCTCCCGCCAGCCGGGGGCCGGCGCGGACAAGGCGTTGAAGACCAATGCTCCGAGGAGCAGGGAAAGTGTCATACGAGCTCCTTTTGAGAGACGGCAACGAAAGCGGGCGAGCGCCCGCGGGCCGCGAGGGGGGCGGGATCAGATCCGGTAGACGGACAGGAGCGCGAGCGTGGGCGGCCGGCCGCGAGGCGGCGACGAAAATCCGGTGAAAACGACCGGCGGAGCCGCGAAGACAACGGCTCCGGCGGGGAAAACGGCGGCCGGCGGCGCCGACGCCGCGACCGGGTCGGCCGCAATCGCCGTTCTCTCGATCGACGCGGGCGCAGCGCCCTGCCGTTCGGCGAGCGAGCAGCCCGGAATCGGGCAGCAGGCCGATTGCATCGACGTGGCCGACAGCTTTCCCAGCGAGCAGCAGGGCAGGCGAAGCGGCATTCCGGACGCCGAAAGGACGGCCAGCCCCAGCACGACGATCGCGGTGCGCTTTAGCACGGGTCCATCCTAAGACATTCCGCGCCGATCGATTTGGGACATTTGCATCATTTCCGCTTCACTTTCCGGCCCGATCCGAGCACCTTTCGCGGCTGGTCGGGAAGTCCGGCGAGGCTCCGCGCGCCAAAGGAATCCGACGCCGCAGGAGGTTGTGGGAAGCGACGCTCACATGCCCGCGTGCTCGTGGACCGGACCCAGGCGTGGCCGCCTCGATCGCCGTCCGCCGCGTCGGAAACCGCATCGGGCCGCCAGCGACCGTTTCTCTCGCGAAGGTACCGGGTCAACATGGCCGCGATGTGCGTTGGCGGGGACTGAGCGATCGCTCCGACGTCTCATGACGATCGAAAGGAAGGATTGGCCTCCGGAGCGGGGCTGCGGCATCTTGGAATGGCGGATCACGCCAAACTCAAAGTCCGCAAGAAGGGGAACACGACGATGAATATGCACCATCTGAAGGCCCTCCCTGTGAAGCCACGCCGGGCGACGGAGCGTCCGAACTGCTCCGGCTCTCAGCTGTTCGCGGCCGGCGCCCGAGGGCGCTCGCCGCGAGCAGCATGACGGCGCGCGTGACCGCGTGAATCAGCCACGGGAAGAACAGAAAGGAGTTCGAAATGCATGGGACTTTCGGAATGGGCGGGGGGAAGCGTTTTGTGGGTCATGGGAATCGTCGTCGTGATCGGCGTTCTCTGGCTCGTCTTCAAGAGCTTCGGGCGCCGCGCATGAGCCTGCGAGAGGCTCGGTCAGGTCATGAGATGTCGCCCAGAGTCAACGCTTTCTCCACGATCGATCACATCTTCATGTGACTGTCGTCGACGTGTCCTTCCCCGTGCCGACCGAAACGCACGCGAAGGAAGCCGTGAATCGACACGGGGTGCGCTCCGTAGACGGAATTCAGCCGGTGCGTGAACCGGTAGACGGTTGCGTCGAATCCGAGCCCGGTTTCGGCCTCGGACAGGAGCGGCAGGTTCCTCACGAAGCCGAGTGTCGCGGCCTGCACGGCCGTGCGAACGGGGGGGACGTCCTCCGGCCTCTGGCGCTTGTGGGTCAGCTCGTAGAGGTCCCGATCGACGGATTCGAGGCGGCCGGAGACGAAATTGGCGCCCGCGAACTTCCACGTCCATTCGAGCGTGTTTCCCCATTCCGGACCCGCCGGTGTGCGGTTGCGGCCGGCGATCAGCGTCGCCGCGAAGAAGCCGCCGGGAAAGGCCTTTTGATAACCGATCGACGCGGTCGAGCGCGTCTGGTTCCCCTGTTCGATCTTTTCCGGGTGCTCGAGATGCCCTGAGGAGACCTGGAAGGAGATCTCCGGCGTGGGCCGGATCCAGAAGCGCCCCGCGTACGAGTCGAGGCTTCCCTGCTCCACGTCCCACCGGTTCTCGTCCGGCTCGCGGCCGTGGAAAGCGGAGCCTTCGATCTCGAAAATCATGTATTTCCATCCCGCCGTCACCACGTCGGCCGCGATGTGGGTCGAGTCCTGGTTGTGGTGCGCGAGCGGCGCGGTCGGGTTCTCGGAAGCCGAGAGCCGGTGCGGGTAGGCGACGGGTCCGAGCGCCGGCTCGCCGATCGGCGCCGCGTAGACCCGGAGCCGGCCGGCCGCGCCGAAGACCTTCTCCCATGCGGCGCCGAGCTGGACGAAGAGGTCGTGCGGGTGCTGTCGGTCGACGAGGAGCACGTTGTGATACGTCTCGCCCCGCTGGAAGAGCTCCCGCGAGCCCTCCGCCGGGATCGTCGCGGGCTCGAGCGTGAACGTCCCCAGGAGCGAGAGCTTGCCGCCGCCGGCGGCGCGCGTCGCCATGAACATGAAATGATTCTGGGAGTCGAATTCGCGCCCGCCCGAAGGCCCGCCCTGCCGGTTCGCGTTCAAGAAGGCGTAGCCGTGGATCAT
This genomic window contains:
- a CDS encoding CusA/CzcA family heavy metal efflux RND transporter, which encodes MIEKLIASCVRNKFLTLIFVAGFFGAGLWALKNIPLDALPDLSDVQVIVYTNWEGQNPNLIEDQVTYPIVSALISAPRVKTVRGFSFFGYSYVYVIFQDGTDLYWARSRVLEYLNGLRGNLPEGVNPNLGPDATGVGWGFEYVLVDRSGKHSLADLRSFQDWDLSYWLRAVPGVAEVSSAGGFQKQYQIDVDPVKLASYGIGLPDVLTGVQESNGDVGGRVVEWTGREYMVRGRGYITSLEDLKKVPLKARAATGTPVYLSDVANVHFGPEMRRGITDWNGEGEAVAGVVVVRSGENVMAVVEAVKKKIAALAPSFPPGVELKVAYDRTELIRRAINTLEHTLIEEMIVVAFVVLIFLFHFRSALVPITVLPVAIVVSFLPMYLLRVSSNIMSLGGLALAIGVLVDASIVMVENTHRHLAAMDPGAGSAGRESAIVAASQQVGRAIFFSLVIIVVSFLPVFLLTGEEGRLFHPLAFTKTFAITAASILSVTLVPILMIGWMRGKIRPEDENPAALLTRRLYSPVLNWALRRPKTTLLLNFLLVPAVIPLALSLGSEFMPPLREGSLMYMPTGLPMMSMEQARDILVKTDGIIMTFPEVKSVLGKSGKFESSTDPAPVEMFETTIVLKPRPMWPKTFHRRWYSGWPRWIRPVFRPVWPEMRIRTQDELIAEMNERLQIPGMSVAWTQPIRNRLDMLATGVRTKVGVKVYGSDYSAIEKAGIEIENALKDLPGARSVYAERTSGGSYLDFVVDRDAAARYGLSVMQVQNTLEAATGGKMATTTVEGRRRFTVLVRYLRDFRSDPEALRRILVMTPSGAQVPLGELARIQVTSGPPMYKDENGRLTGV
- a CDS encoding efflux RND transporter periplasmic adaptor subunit; its protein translation is MKRNSRILSVLVGGAALLLVGYLAGRARRPSSATTPSLQASRLRPLERPVLYWYDPMKPEVHFDHPGKSPFMDMPLQPKYADEAPTASAAPPPGYSVVRIPLERRQEIGVTTAKVEKRVIGGSIETNGSVAEDEGRVHSVNAKFAGYIERLLVDRTGQPVKRGQPLLTIYSPDLVATERELLLAVENGRRLRASSSLQAAADAQSLLAATRQRLRLWDIPDSEIDRIEKSGEVSKTLTLDSPVSGVVLQKDAVPGLSITPGMPLYTIADLSTVWVLADVYQSEMAMAVPGNTATVSASFPPGETFPGRIDFVYPTLTEESRTIKIRIVLPNPKGVLKPGMFVRVSLSGSGKNALAIPRSALIQTGERQIAFVEESPGVYVPREIETGLSGKDSIEVLSGLSEGEMVVTSANFLIDSESRIGSLGSVPEGSAGQPVQSLGKKP
- a CDS encoding TolC family protein — encoded protein: MTLSLLLGALVFNALSAPAPGWRERLSDAIRTATSKNPELTRMDAEIRAAAERARQADALPDPELSVGAMNVPVNLSFDEDPMTMKTVGLTQTLPPVGMRKSARLAAEAGARAIEKEHMHHVYEVAARTGRAFFELAALDRKLVIARETEGLLADDTRVAEERYRVGRGVQADVLRASLEKTRLAREIAEMEGARRAAAAAFNVLLARPADTAVPPIEAIDPDIALPERRALLARALSESPILAHYDQEVERAEQEARRARLERRPMWSLSATYGERERRDDMVSATVGISLPFLHPVRLSARATEAGAMLEAARAERSEVEYRLRGDVESALARLESDRKQAVLYRETILPQAEINDRAARESYAVGSIDFATLVAASIDLQTFRSEYADRLSAIGRDRADLQTASGLPLLPGTPGMEHDHEAK